From Bradyrhizobium sp. NDS-1, the proteins below share one genomic window:
- a CDS encoding NAD(P)-binding domain-containing protein produces MLELVETIVIGGGQAGLALSYYLAKSGREHVILERGRVAERWRSERWDSLHFQFPNWMIRLPGRAYDGDDPDGFSERDDIVRFISDYAARNVAPLRCGVNVTGLNRDESGRLVVSAGSMSMAAANVVVATGPYQLPTLPPCAAHLPASVRQITASRYTRPSDLPPGNVLVVGSGASGFQIVEDLLLQGRGVYYSLRGHRRVPRRYRGRDTGRWNEEMGLNNRTVDVLQPGFRPPLVTGYKGGATVDLRDLAERGVTLLGSLQHVEKTCVFFATDLNANLDAGDETFRQAVSAIDAHIETNGIDAPPAGEFSDLMAKQPKSLPEIAMLDLNSVAITTVIWAVGYSYDFGWINCDVLDARGAPIQRRGVTAVPGVYFLGLPRMHKVQSAFLWGVGEDAEFLSQHIDGSTGVS; encoded by the coding sequence ATGCTCGAGTTGGTGGAAACAATCGTGATCGGCGGCGGGCAAGCCGGACTGGCATTGAGTTATTACCTGGCGAAATCCGGAAGAGAGCACGTCATCCTGGAGCGCGGCCGTGTCGCCGAGCGATGGCGCAGCGAGCGTTGGGATTCCCTTCATTTCCAATTCCCCAACTGGATGATCCGGCTTCCGGGGAGGGCCTATGATGGAGACGACCCCGATGGCTTTTCTGAACGAGATGACATCGTTCGGTTTATCTCGGACTACGCTGCCCGCAATGTAGCGCCCCTGCGTTGCGGGGTGAATGTTACCGGGTTGAATCGAGACGAGAGTGGTCGTCTGGTTGTGAGCGCAGGCTCGATGTCCATGGCGGCGGCTAACGTCGTCGTAGCAACCGGCCCATATCAATTGCCGACACTGCCGCCCTGCGCTGCACATCTGCCGGCGAGCGTCCGCCAAATCACGGCGAGCCGCTATACCCGTCCGTCCGATCTGCCGCCCGGCAATGTCCTGGTCGTGGGGTCCGGCGCGTCCGGCTTTCAAATCGTAGAGGACCTGCTTCTCCAGGGACGGGGCGTATACTACTCCCTGCGCGGACACCGGCGTGTTCCAAGACGCTATCGTGGGCGTGACACCGGCAGATGGAACGAAGAGATGGGCCTCAACAATCGGACTGTTGACGTGCTCCAACCGGGTTTCAGGCCGCCTCTGGTTACTGGTTACAAGGGAGGCGCAACGGTTGATTTGCGTGACTTGGCGGAGCGCGGTGTGACGCTTCTCGGCAGTCTTCAGCATGTTGAAAAAACGTGCGTCTTTTTCGCAACGGATCTGAATGCAAACCTCGACGCTGGTGACGAGACGTTCCGACAAGCGGTTAGTGCCATCGACGCGCATATCGAGACTAATGGTATCGATGCCCCACCCGCTGGCGAGTTCTCAGATCTGATGGCCAAGCAGCCAAAGAGTCTTCCAGAAATCGCGATGCTCGATCTGAATTCCGTTGCGATAACCACTGTCATATGGGCGGTCGGCTACAGCTATGATTTCGGATGGATCAACTGCGATGTGCTGGACGCGCGTGGAGCACCCATCCAGCGTCGGGGAGTTACCGCAGTTCCCGGCGTTTATTTTCTCGGTTTGCCTCGAATGCACAAGGTCCAGTCGGCATTTCTCTGGGGTGTCGGTGAGGACGCCGAATTTTTATCTCAACACATCGACGGGTCGACGGGTGTCTCCTGA
- a CDS encoding serine hydrolase domain-containing protein → MIGRSFKQLLRVASAVAFPLLLEVLTLNSQRAFAQAEPATQAAGPRFRADGPTADEFGQQDGYPACKGIDYVDQKRCRVGALSRYDTLFPARTISAPKQSIPLARAAHEPVIHYAFAGLKLTLDDYLDRQPVTGLLIAKDNTILVERYQYGRTDRDRLASFSMAKTVLSLLIGIAVKEGAIRSVDDLAESYVLDLKDTEYGRTPIKALLLMSSGVAFSEDYGSRSSDINKLARMTVEPGSPGSLFAVKQFNTRLSPPGVRFSYSSAESLVLGLVLAAATKRTVSDYAAEKLWQPMGAEADATWIVDATGQEITFAYVNAVLRDWARLGLMLANHGNWNGKQIVPADWLTASAADALPTDSPLAKYGYQVWFSADTRRFSLQGFRGQFVFVDPDLKLVLVQTALSGDRPAPAELFALWIALRAQVR, encoded by the coding sequence ATGATCGGACGAAGCTTCAAACAGCTACTTCGCGTCGCCAGTGCGGTGGCATTTCCCCTCCTTCTGGAGGTGCTTACGCTGAATTCGCAGCGCGCCTTCGCCCAAGCAGAGCCGGCAACACAAGCCGCCGGTCCCCGCTTTCGTGCGGATGGACCGACTGCAGACGAATTTGGCCAGCAGGACGGATACCCGGCTTGCAAGGGTATCGACTATGTCGACCAAAAGCGCTGCCGGGTAGGCGCGCTGAGCCGCTATGACACGCTGTTTCCCGCACGCACCATCAGTGCTCCGAAACAGTCAATCCCGCTGGCTCGCGCAGCGCACGAACCCGTCATTCACTATGCCTTCGCCGGACTCAAGCTGACGCTCGATGACTACCTCGATCGGCAACCGGTCACCGGCCTGTTGATTGCGAAAGACAATACGATTCTGGTCGAGCGTTACCAGTACGGACGCACCGATCGGGATCGCCTGGCGTCGTTCTCGATGGCGAAGACCGTGCTTTCGCTGCTCATCGGGATCGCGGTCAAGGAGGGCGCCATCCGGTCCGTCGACGATCTCGCGGAAAGCTATGTCCTTGACCTGAAGGACACCGAATACGGCCGGACGCCGATCAAGGCTCTGCTGCTGATGTCTTCAGGTGTCGCGTTCTCGGAGGATTACGGCAGCAGATCCAGCGATATCAACAAGCTGGCCCGTATGACGGTTGAGCCGGGCTCTCCCGGCAGCCTCTTCGCGGTGAAGCAGTTCAATACGCGTCTCTCCCCGCCCGGCGTGCGTTTTTCTTATTCGTCCGCTGAATCGCTGGTGCTGGGCCTTGTGCTCGCGGCCGCCACCAAGCGCACCGTGTCCGACTATGCCGCCGAAAAACTCTGGCAGCCAATGGGGGCGGAAGCCGATGCGACGTGGATCGTCGATGCGACCGGGCAGGAAATCACGTTTGCCTATGTCAACGCGGTGCTGCGCGATTGGGCGCGCCTCGGCCTGATGCTGGCCAATCACGGCAACTGGAATGGCAAGCAGATCGTGCCTGCAGACTGGCTCACGGCATCGGCTGCTGATGCGCTTCCCACGGACTCCCCCCTGGCGAAGTACGGTTATCAAGTCTGGTTTTCCGCAGACACCAGGCGCTTCTCGCTCCAGGGTTTCCGCGGACAATTTGTCTTTGTCGATCCGGACCTGAAGCTTGTTCTCGTGCAGACCGCGCTCAGCGGTGACCGACCCGCGCCCGCTGAGCTGTTTGCTCTTTGGATCGCGCTGCGAGCGCAGGTTCGGTAG
- a CDS encoding winged helix-turn-helix transcriptional regulator: MSDPAFPPTQSPPDVQRCTPTLPGFTCGLDATLRVIAGKWKPLILYFLAQDGPTRYGELRRAVRDVSDKMLIQQLKELEADGLVKRTDYKEVPPRVDYSLTPLGHSLAQALVPLCTWGTEHMAEVSQVFAERATWTRRGRQPTI, encoded by the coding sequence ATGTCAGATCCAGCCTTTCCGCCCACGCAGTCTCCACCGGATGTCCAGCGTTGCACGCCGACCTTGCCCGGCTTCACATGCGGCCTCGATGCGACCTTGCGGGTCATCGCCGGCAAGTGGAAGCCGCTGATCCTGTACTTCCTCGCCCAGGACGGCCCGACCCGCTACGGCGAGCTGCGGCGCGCCGTGCGCGACGTCAGCGACAAGATGCTGATCCAGCAACTCAAGGAATTGGAAGCCGACGGTCTCGTGAAGCGGACCGACTACAAGGAGGTGCCGCCGCGGGTGGACTATAGCCTCACCCCGTTGGGCCATAGCCTCGCCCAGGCTCTCGTGCCGCTCTGCACGTGGGGCACGGAGCACATGGCGGAGGTCAGCCAAGTCTTCGCCGAGCGGGCGACGTGGACGCGGCGAGGACGTCAGCCGACTATCTAG
- a CDS encoding SDR family NAD(P)-dependent oxidoreductase, with protein MSRLQGKTAVVTGGGTGIGLGAAKRFIEEGAFVYLFGRRQEPLDAAVAQLGSSARAVRGSVTDLSDLDRLYAAVKAERGGLDILFANAGTGLFAPLGEITVEHYDHIFDVNVKGLVFSVQKALPLMREGSSIILTGSSTGVMGTPQFSIYSATKAAIRNLARSWALDLRGTGIRVNVLSPGPIKTELALEIVGEEAFDALGSTTPIGRVGDPSETGAVAAFLASSDSSFMTGGEVFADGGLAQV; from the coding sequence ATGAGCAGACTACAAGGCAAGACGGCAGTGGTGACCGGCGGCGGAACCGGCATCGGATTGGGAGCAGCGAAACGGTTCATTGAGGAAGGCGCGTTCGTCTATCTCTTCGGGCGGCGCCAGGAGCCGCTCGACGCCGCGGTGGCGCAACTCGGGTCCTCGGCGCGCGCGGTCAGGGGATCGGTCACAGACCTCTCCGATCTCGACCGGCTGTACGCGGCGGTGAAGGCCGAACGGGGAGGGCTCGACATTCTGTTCGCCAATGCCGGAACGGGGCTGTTTGCGCCGCTCGGGGAGATCACGGTCGAGCACTACGATCACATCTTCGACGTCAACGTGAAGGGGCTGGTGTTTTCGGTGCAGAAGGCGCTGCCGCTGATGAGAGAAGGCTCGTCGATCATCCTGACCGGTTCGAGCACGGGCGTGATGGGCACGCCGCAGTTCAGCATCTACAGCGCGACCAAGGCCGCGATCCGCAATCTGGCACGAAGCTGGGCGCTGGATCTGCGCGGCACCGGCATCCGCGTCAACGTGCTGTCTCCGGGGCCGATCAAGACGGAGCTGGCGCTGGAGATCGTCGGCGAGGAGGCATTTGATGCGCTCGGAAGCACCACGCCCATCGGGCGTGTCGGCGATCCCTCGGAGACGGGTGCGGTGGCCGCGTTCCTGGCGTCCTCGGACAGCAGCTTCATGACCGGCGGCGAAGTGTTCGCCGATGGAGGCCTGGCGCAGGTCTGA
- a CDS encoding amidohydrolase family protein translates to MPKLKLPDIDKVVAIDIHTHAEEPCGCHADDGYDDFQAQMAEYFKSPNKHPPTVPETAAYYRSKNIAAVIFPVDAERETGFRRYNNYEMLEVASEHLDVLIPFVSIDPHKGKLGVREARKLIEEYGVRGFKFHPTMQGFYANDRMAYPLYEEINNGGAIALFHTGQTGVGSGMPGGMGMRLKYSNPMYMDDVAADFPDLKIILAHPSFPWQEEALSVATHKPNVYIDLSGWSPKYFPPILVRYINSILQDKMLFGSDWPVITPDRWLSDFAKIDIRDEIRPKVLKANARKILGI, encoded by the coding sequence ATGCCGAAGCTGAAGCTGCCTGATATCGACAAAGTCGTCGCCATCGACATCCACACTCATGCCGAAGAGCCTTGCGGCTGCCATGCCGACGACGGCTATGACGACTTCCAGGCGCAGATGGCGGAGTACTTCAAGTCGCCGAACAAGCATCCGCCGACCGTGCCGGAGACCGCGGCCTATTACCGCTCCAAGAACATCGCCGCCGTGATCTTCCCGGTCGATGCCGAGCGCGAGACCGGCTTCCGCCGCTACAACAATTACGAGATGCTGGAGGTCGCCTCCGAGCATCTCGACGTCCTCATCCCCTTCGTCTCGATCGACCCGCACAAGGGCAAGCTCGGCGTCCGCGAAGCGCGCAAGCTGATCGAGGAATACGGCGTGCGCGGCTTCAAATTCCATCCGACCATGCAGGGCTTCTACGCCAACGACCGCATGGCCTATCCGCTCTACGAAGAGATCAACAATGGCGGCGCGATCGCGCTGTTTCACACCGGCCAGACCGGCGTCGGCTCGGGCATGCCGGGCGGCATGGGGATGCGGCTGAAATATTCCAACCCGATGTACATGGACGACGTCGCGGCCGATTTCCCCGACCTCAAGATCATCCTCGCCCACCCTTCCTTCCCCTGGCAGGAGGAGGCGCTGTCGGTCGCGACCCACAAGCCCAACGTCTATATCGACCTGTCGGGCTGGTCGCCGAAGTACTTCCCGCCGATCCTGGTGCGCTACATCAACTCGATTCTGCAGGACAAGATGCTGTTCGGCTCGGACTGGCCGGTGATCACGCCGGACCGCTGGCTGTCGGATTTCGCCAAGATCGACATCCGCGACGAGATCCGGCCGAAGGTGCTCAAGGCCAACGCGAGGAAGATTCTGGGGATTTAA